CCACGACCAGCCCAAAATCTTCTTCGAGTAGCCATGGAAGTCCTCCCTCTTCGTCAGACCTTTCTTTCATCCTCACGTCCTTCTGTTTCCTGCTGCCAAAGCGTTATCCACTGTGGTATAAGATGTTCGAGAGCACTGCCCTCAACCCCCGCCAAGGGAGGGAGAATGAGAGTGAAAATGGCCACGGAGTGTGCCAGTTTGGGACCTGGGGCGGTGGCGAGAGAGTTCGAGGACGAGATGGGCGTGGAAGAAGTGGCGGAATGGATGAAATCTGGGAGGTTGAAGGAGAAGTGCGGCGGAGGGAGAGGAGTGGTGGAGTTGCTCGAGTGCTTGGAGCGAGAGGCCATCATGGGGGAAGACCATGGGAGGGAACCAAATGATTACAATCGGAGGGCTCAGATCTTCGATAGAAGTTCTAGAGTTTTCCAGGCTCTCAGGGAACGTGACAGTACTGCTTCTGCTGCTGATGATGTCCAACAATCTTGAATCTTTGGTCTAGCTGTAAAGGCATGGCAGCCATGCATTATGATGatgctctttttttctttttcccctATTGTGATTATGTaataaggaaaagaaaaaggTTAAAACTATTCTGATTGTTGATGTATTATTCTGTAACTTTAGTTGAGTTTACTTCAAGAGACCATACGGCTCCTACCAGAAAGAAGTTTCATGCAGATTGTCGAACTTTAttagttatttataaatataGATTAGAACAGAGTTTCTAGTATCAAGATACAAAGCTCAACAGTGCCACACATTGAACTTGTTTGGTCAGAAATCAACATTAAGTACATGATTCCATTATGGAACTAGAAATGTAAGTAAATATGGagataaatcaattaaaaaaagaAATACTCCGAACAAATTTATCCTACAAAGCactaaatgaaaataaaaaaaatacaaaagcatTCATAAAAAATTCTACATATGATGAATCTCTAATAAAGTCACACTGACTGAGACATACACATCTAATTGGGGCAGCTCTGCCACTTATCTCATCGGATGAATCAAATTGACAACAATGGCCAGTCAGAAACACCTAAAAAAGAACTCCCTCACTAACAGAACTTCCAACGGTTATTGCAGTTTACACATGTTACGTAGGTTGTCATAGGTTCATCGGCACTTCGCGTCTGCATTTGGTAGTATGTGGTCTTCCGTTTACCACATCGACCGCACTTGAATTGATCGGTTGTTGCTTCTCTTTGCAAACCGCGCTCACAATCGAACAACGCTTTCTCTTCGAGCTTCTTATTTTGCTGCTGCCTCTCATCACTTGCCATCTCCGCCGTGCTCATGTCCACAAGACTCTCTGCCTTAACTTGTCCAAGAAGTACTTTTCTGCGGAAATCAGGGTTCTTTGGATCCTTAAGATTAAACATTAAGGATCTATACTTGACCTTTTGTGCACCAGTAGCACCACCCCAATTCTCAAACAGCACTGATTCCACAGTCACCGCAACTCGAATCGGATCACAGGCATTGACATCATCCACCATAACTTCGTCTGCCTCGCTTGAGACCTTAGACAAAGCCTCATGAAGCATGTCCCGCACTCGATCTCGTGAAGCGTCATGAGATTTGATCATAGATGTGAGCTTGGGAGTTGAAGAAGCACCCACTGCTGCTGGTTTCTTCACATCTCGGTTTTTTTCAATCTTGACATTATCCACGGATGACTTTTTCTCAATATGAACCTTTCTTTCTGCTACATTGCGCTCAACTTTCTCAACCTTAACAGGTTCTGCCTTGAAACCCTTCTCAATCTTCCCAGAGGAAGTCTTTTGAAACTTCTCAGGCCTGGGACTCTCAGCTTTTGGAGATTCGAGTTTGAAAGAAGGTTTAGTTTCCAACGTTCCATTCTTTAAATCTTTGCTTGTTTCTTTAATAACAATGTCCTTCCATATCTCAATCAGGCCGGTTGCAAGAGTCTGTATTTTCTTCCTAGGATGTTTCGTGAGAGGTCGAAGACGCTTCCCAACCTGAAAGAGAGCATGTTAATAATCAAATCGAACATCCAATTCTAAATTGAAAGACCAAAATCCAATTCTAAATTGAAAGAAGCAACGTTAGATgaccattaaaaaaaaaatcattaacacgcaaataaataaataaacatataaattTAACAGCATGATATATTCTTTCAATGTTCAATAGTATAATACGGAAGCAACAGCCAGGGAAAAAAATCATATGCTAAATAACTTTCTCATGAAATCTCAACAGAATGAATAAACAAATAAACATAAAAGTCTCTTAAGAATAATTACCTAATTTTGCACCTTTACCCTAATAGATCCGATTTTCTTTTCCTTCTCATGGTGAGATTTAAGTGAACGCGTGATGCTCAAATATTCAAAGCCCTAAATCTATCAAAACATTCTCCTAGACAAAGAAAATTGCCTCTTTTTCAGCAAGTCCTCAACATTATCACGTACCCCAAAACGTTTTCCATCAATTAAAATCAAAATCTTATCAAAATTATCtttaattaaaacaaaagaaaagaaaagaaaaaaaaccctagtaataaatttaaaaaaaaatatttttaataatttaaggGAAAAAACACAATGTTTCAGATCTGAATTCTGGTTCTTTTAACTAATCTCGTAAAGTAGGAGCATAACCATTTCAATTGGCCTAATTATACAAACTCCATTATATATATACCCACCGCAGAGACCGTTTTTCTAGCCAAGCATTGAGCAAAAAAAACAAAGCATCGCAAATTCACCTGAGTGGAGACAAGGAGTTGATAAGTGACGGGAAAACTCTTAAGCTGTGTCAATGCATCAAGGCATCGGCTTTCCTCAGCGCCCGATTCCGTCAACGTCGCCGCGGCGTCAGCGGCTTTCTTCGCCGCCTCAAACAGCTCCACCAGTTCTGACTCCATTTATTTTCTCCCTCTAATATTCATAACGATAAATCAGATTACCTcaaattttcaacaaaacccaaaataaaattaatatttttgcataaatttgaCTGAAGGAGCAATTAGAATTATTCCAACGAAATCAATGATCGGTATTTACAAGGACACAAAAgaaaatcaatcaataaaagaaaacaaataaaaacttacaGAGAGATCTATGTGAGGGGGAGAGTGACTGAGGCAGCTGTGTTCGTCCTCTCTATCTTATTCTGGCGCTGAATTTGGTTGAAAAGAGGGAAAAAAGGGGGAGAATGTGGTTGCCGTGACTAGTATATATGTATCCACGGAAGGAAGAAGCTGAGGCACGTGTGATCGCACGGCTGTTGTTTGGCGCACCTGTAAGAATGGAGGGAGGAGATATGGGTTGGGTGAGTAGGCTAGTCTTGTAGAGAACCGGTCTTAGGGTTTGTTACTCACTTGTGGTCTTTAATGAGTATTGAGATCacttttttctgatatttacttaagaATTTACGTTTTTATATATACTTTACTTGTCCTATTCCAACTATACTTTTATCTTTTCTAGattgtttaatttttttcctaatatttttCTGTCGTTGCTTCTTCCTTTCGTCGTTTAAAGGGGCCTAAAAATGTTTTGTTTTCCAACTTACATATGGCCCATTTTCTCATAAGCCCAAAATAGGCCCACTAATGTAATTGGCTTAAAGTGTTACTGAGTTTTTTTTTTGGGTGCCACTCGGTCGGGTTGAGTTAGATCATCAAGGATAATTTTGTCACAATCAGGACTTAGATTCACGAGTAAGAAAAAAATCACTGCTAAACAAGTTTAGGCATAAACAGAATCAACCCAGCAAGTTTATTAGCAAATGGTCAATAAATAATCCCGATTATTTCGAAAAATGGCCAAGTAGAGCCCAAAAAGACGACAACAAATATAGGAAAGTCCGGCCCTGGGCAGGGGAGTGTTCTACGGCTCTTTGTTTTTTTTGGAAAGTTAAGGCTCTTTGGTTAAATCACCAAGATGAAGCCTTGAAAGGATAACATCAATCCAGAGAACGTGCAAACaaacacacacatacatatatatataaaaagctgAGATTCTCTCTCCGGAGACAAATGTTTTTATCAATGGTAAAAGTGTAGAATGTAGAGTATTGCAAATGATGAGAAAAATTGCAATATAGGTAACCCAAATAGCAACGCAGCAAGAAAATGAAACTACACCATTATTCAATTGTCTGGTCAATTCAGCCTTTTCTTTTATGGATGTAAAGAGAGTTAAACAAGAAAAATAATCAAAACCCAGTTCATTTCTCGGGCTCTGGCTTCTCCAAGAAGGTCTTCTTCAACCAATTGAACGGCTGCAAGGAAAGAGAGAATGCTAAGGTCAAGCATGGGGTTAACTGATTCTTATGGTGCATCAAG
This genomic interval from Humulus lupulus chromosome 8, drHumLupu1.1, whole genome shotgun sequence contains the following:
- the LOC133798121 gene encoding uncharacterized protein LOC133798121, which codes for MEVLPLRQTFLSSSRPSVSCCQSVIHCGIRCSRALPSTPAKGGRMRVKMATECASLGPGAVAREFEDEMGVEEVAEWMKSGRLKEKCGGGRGVVELLECLEREAIMGEDHGREPNDYNRRAQIFDRSSRVFQALRERDSTASAADDVQQS
- the LOC133798120 gene encoding transcription elongation factor TFIIS; translated protein: MESELVELFEAAKKAADAAATLTESGAEESRCLDALTQLKSFPVTYQLLVSTQVGKRLRPLTKHPRKKIQTLATGLIEIWKDIVIKETSKDLKNGTLETKPSFKLESPKAESPRPEKFQKTSSGKIEKGFKAEPVKVEKVERNVAERKVHIEKKSSVDNVKIEKNRDVKKPAAVGASSTPKLTSMIKSHDASRDRVRDMLHEALSKVSSEADEVMVDDVNACDPIRVAVTVESVLFENWGGATGAQKVKYRSLMFNLKDPKNPDFRRKVLLGQVKAESLVDMSTAEMASDERQQQNKKLEEKALFDCERGLQREATTDQFKCGRCGKRKTTYYQMQTRSADEPMTTYVTCVNCNNRWKFC